GATTCCGTCTCCGGCTTCCTCAAGGCCCGCTACGACTTCGAGGCGCGCAAGAAGATCGTCGCCTCGGAGGCGGGCTGGAGCCCCGAGATCTGGCAGGCCCTGGCCGAGGAGTTGGGCGTGGTCGGCGTCATGGCGCCCGAGGCCGCGGGCGGCCTGGACGGCGGCCCGGTCGAGGCCATGGTGCTGATGGAGGCCATGGGCCTGGCCCTGGTGGTCGAGCCCTTCCTCGAGACCGCCCTGACCAGCGTCTCCCTGCTCAAGCGGGCCGGCGGCGCCCGCGCCGAGGCCCTGCTGGAGGAGATCGTGACGGGCACGGCCATCGTCGCCTTCGCCCATGGAGAGGCGAAAGGCCGCCACGAACTGCTGTCGGTCGCGACCACCGCCACGCCGGACGGCGACGGCTGGAAGCTGACCGGCGCCAAGGCCGTGGTCTCGGCCGCCCCTTGGGCCACCCATCTGATCGTCAGCGCCCGCACCGCCGGAACCGATCCGCGCGATCCGGCGGGGTTGAGCCTGTTCCTGGTGGAGGTCGCTTCAGCGGGCTCCGGCCTGTCGATGCGCGGCTATCCGACCGTGGACGAGCGCCACGCCGCCGAGATCGATCTGGAAGGCCTGACCCTGCCCGCCGACGCCCTGCTGGGCGAGGCCGGTCAGGCCTATGACGCCCTGATCGCCCCCGTGATGGACGAGGCTGTCGCGGCCCTGTGTTCGGAAGCCGTCGGCGTCCTGCGCGAACTGCACGGCCAGACCCTGGACTACGCCCGCCAGCGCAAGCAGTTCGGACGCGCCATCGGCGAGTTCCAGGTGCTGCAGCACCGGCTGGTCGACATGTTCATCGCCGTCGAACAGGCGGTCTCCCTGACCCTGATGGCGACGTTGAAGCTGGACGCCCCTGCCCCCGAGCGCGCCCGCGCCGTCTCCGCCGCCAAGGTCGGCGTGGCCAAGGCGCTGAAGTTCGTGTCCCAGAACGCGGTCCAGACCCACGGCGGCATCGGCATGACCGACGAACTGGCGCTCAGCCACTACTTCCGCCGCGCAACAGCCCTGATGATCGAGCTGGGCAGCCCGCAAGCCCACCTGAAGCGGTTCATCTCGCTGGCGGCCTGAAGGACGCGCGCTCAAGCAGCCCGAACGGGCGTTAGCGCAACAGGAATGCGCTTAAGCAGCGACGCTCCGCGAGCGGAGCGTTAGCGCACCAAAAAGAAAACCGCCCCGGCCTTGCGACCGGGGCGGCTTTAGTGGGCTCGGGATCAGTAGGTGAGCCGTAGGGTCAGACCATAGGTCCGCGGCGCCCCGAGGAAGGCGTCGTAGACGCTGATCGAATCGTTGTTCTCGTCGACCTGGAACGGGCCGTTGAAGCCGACCTGCAGATAGTCCTGATCGGTCAGGTTCTGAGCCCAGGCCTCCAGGATCCAGCGGCCGCTCTCCGAACCGATGCCGATCCGGGCGTTGACCAGGGTGTAGGCGTCTTGGAGCTTGGACGGGTGAAGGTCCGAGCCCGTGTTGTATTCGCTCAGATATTTGGCCGTCACATTGGTCTTGAACATCAGGCCAGCGCCGATCGGCGTCTCATAGTTTCCGGCCAGGGAGATCGAGACCTTGGGCGCGAACGACAGCTGGGCGCCAGGTAGACGACGCAGGCTGTTGAACCGGCTGGCGACCAACAGATCGGCGGCCGTGAACTCCGAGATGGTGGTCTCGGCATAGGTCACCCCGCCCTGGAAGGTCAGGCCGTTGACCGGCGTGGCCCAGTTGAAGTCGGCGTCCACCCCCTTGGAGATCACTTCCGGCAGGGTCTCCACGATGAAGGCCGTGCCGACGAAGGTGTTGAGCTGGAAGTCCTCGAACGTCTGGTGGAAGGCCGCGGCGTTGAACAGCAGTGAGCCGTCGAACAGGCGCAGCTTGGTCCCCAACTCGAAGGAGTCGACATACTCGCCGCGGAAAGCCGTGTTCGGGTCGGCGGTGAAATTGGGACCCGTCGCGGTGATCACGACGGCCTGTTCACGGTCCAGATTGAACCCGCCCGCCTTGAAGCCGCGGGAATATGAGCCGTAGACCATCGCGTTGTCGGTGAGGTCGTACTTCAGCTTCAGCGTGCCGGTGACCGCGTCCTCGCTGCGTGTCTGCTTGTTGGCGCCCAGGGCGTCGAAGTCGTTGTTCTCGTTGTTCAGGCACAGGGTGCCGACGATGGAACCGGCGGCCGTCGCCCCCGCCAGACCGACGAGCGTCAGATAGGCGGCCTCGGCCTGATCGCAGGACGAGCCCGTGGTCGTGTAGACCGAAGTCAGATCCTTCTCGTCCAGCGTCCAGCGCACGCCCAGGTTCAGGGACAGTTTGTCGGTCATGTGGACGGTGTTGTCGGTGAACAGGGCCCAGCTCTCGGTGGTCTGGTCATAGCTGTCGCGGCTGCCGTTGCCCGGCTGGAAGATGGCCGCCGGGGTCAGGCCCAGGAGTGCAGGCACACCCCCCAGCAGCTTGCCGGCGATATAGGCATAGTAATCCGTGCCGTAGAGCAGTTGCGATCCCGCCGTCAGGTCTTCCTTGGCGTAGAAGGCGCCGACCAGCCAATCGACCGGCCCGTCCGTGCCTGCCGCCCGGAACTCCTGCGAGAACTGTTTGATCTCGGTGAAGTTGGTCCCGTCAGTGGGGCGATAGACGAGATCCGCGCCGGTGAAGTCCGAATCCTGGCCGTTCTCGGTGCGCCAGCTGCGACCCGCCGTGATCGACGTCAGGGTGATGTCCGGCGTCAGGTCATAGTTGAACTCGGCCGAGACGCCCTGGTCCTCGATCTTCTGGGTGGTGTCGCGGTTGGCGCTGGCGATCCGGTCGAACGGATGGGCGGTCGTATCCACGGACCCCGGCCGCACCTGATTGATCAGGACTGCCCGCGAGGCGGCCGAGGAGCCGACGTAGAGCTGGGTGGCGGAGCAGCAGTTCTCGTCACGGCTGGTGTAGTCGGCGATGAACCGGCCCGACAGCTTGTCGGACGGCTGCCACAGCAACTGGCCGCGCACGGTATAGAAGCCTTGGTCGACGTCCTGGTCGTTGGTGCGCGGTCCGGGCGTGGTGACCACGTCCAGGAAGCCGTCGCGTTGGCGGTCGGCGAAATAGAGGCTGCCGGCCAGGGTGTCGGCGATGATCGGGCCGGTGACATAGGCCGATCCGCCCAGCTGACCGTAGTTGCCGCCGGTCAGTTCGGCCTCGGCGCCGAAGGTGAAGCTGGGGCTTTCGGTGATGATGTTGATGACGCCCGCCGAGGCGTTCTTGCCGAACAGGGTCCCTTGCGGACCTTTCAGCACCTCGATGCGCTGCAGATTGCCCAGGTCGCCGAAGCCGACGCCGTTGCGGGGCCGATAGACGCCGTCGATGGTCACCAGGACCGAGCTTTCCAGCCCGGGGTTGTCGCCGACGGTGCCGACGCCGCGCACGCGGGCGGTGGTGATGGCCTCGTTGGAGGTCGAGGTGACGATCAGGCCCGGCGTCAGGATCTGCAGATCCTTGATATCGTGGACGCCAGCGCCCTCCAGCGCCTCCTGGCTCAGGGCCGTGACCACGATCGGCACGTCCTGCAGATTCTGTTCGCGCTTGGCGGCCGTGACGATGACGTCCTCGACCCGGTTGACCTCGGGCTCCGCCTGCTGGGCGTTTGCGGCTCCCGCCAGGCCGAGCACGCCGACGGAAGCGATCAGGGCAAGCGCCGAGGCGCGGCCGTTCATCCGGTATTGCAGCTTCATGATTCCCTCCCTGCCCATCCGTTGTTGGACGGTGCGTATTTTAAGGGCCGGGCTCCGACCCTGACCGGAGGCTATATCGAAAGACCGGTATGGAGCAAGGGCATGCTGAACCAAGCTGTGATAGCGCGCGTCTCAGCGAGGAAAGGCCTATTCTGACGCCACTGAAGCGCCTTGGTATGAGCGGTATGGAAAAAAGCTTCCCCAAGGGAAGTTGATGGCATCAGGCGGAGCGGGTCGCGTCCGTCAGGGCCTCGGTCATCGACGGGGCGTCGCCATGCTCGACAGAATGGCCGGTCGAGCGTTCGATCAGACGGTGCACCACGGGACGTTCGGATCCGGTGTGCAGTTCGGCGATCCGCTCGGAGATGACCGCGTCAGCCTGGGTCAGGCGCTGGTTGTAGCGGACGTAATCGACCCAGGTGGGGGTATGATAGCGCTCGACCCAGACGGCGGGGTCGGCCAGGTCGCGCAACAGAGTCCAGTGCCTCGCCCCATCCCGGCGGCGGATGCGGCGCCGCTCGTTCATCACGTCGAGGAACTCCGGGATACGGTCCTCGTCGATGCGGTATTCGATGGAGATGACAACCGGCCCGCTGCGGGGTTCGATCTCGACGGCGATGCGCGGCTCTGTCCAGCGGCTGAGCGGGTCGAGGTTCAGATCCCCTGCCGTCGGCAGGGGCAGGCGCAGGCCGATGAAGACGCAGATCACCTGAACCACCGCCGAGGCGATCAGGGCGACGCCGACGCCATGACCGTCGGCCACCACGCCCCAGACCCAGGCGCCCAGAGCCATGCCGCCGAAGGCCGCCATCTGATAGAGGGCCAGGGCCCGGGCCACGACCCAGCGCGGCACCGACATCTGCACCGTGACGTTGAATGCCGACAAGGTCAGGACCCAGGCCGCCCCGGACAGGGCCAGGGCCGGGAGGGTCACCACCATCGAGGAACTCAGCCCGACAATCACCGCGGAGACGCCGAAGGCCGCGCAGGTGATCCGGCTCAGCACCTCATTGGAAAACCGGGCGCGCAGCCGCCCCGCTCCGAAGGCTCCGACCACGGCGCCGATGCCGAAGGCGCCCAGCAGCAGGCCGTAGGTCAGGGGCCCGCCCCCGACCAGATGGCGCGCCACCAGGGGCAGCAGGGCCTGGACGGAAATGGCCCCGAAGCCGAAGACCGCGGCCCGGATCAGCACCGCATAGACGCGCGGCGACATGGCCGCATAGCGCACCCCTGCCCCCATGGCGTGCCACAGGCCTTCGCGCGCCAGGGTCTGGGGCGGACGCTCGGGCCGCCAGCGGGCGATGACGATGATCAGGCCGACATAGGAGACGGCGTTGACGGCGAAGGCCGTCGCCGCCCCGGCCGCCGCCACGATGATCCCGCCGATGGCCGGGCCGACGCTGCGGGCGATGTTGAAGCCGACCGAGTTCAGGGTCACCGCCGCCGGCAGGTCGCTGCGCGGCACCATCTCGCCGACCGAGGCCTGCCAGGCCGGGCCGTTGAAGGCCGTGCCTACGCCGATCAGAAAGGTGAAGAGCAGCAGCAGCCAGGGATTGATCCAGCCCAGCCAGGTCGCCGCCGCCAGCGCCACCGAGACCACCAGCATGAAGCCTTGAGCCCAGAGCATGACGATGCGCCGGTCGGAGGTGTCGGCCATGGCGCCCGCCAGCAACGACAGCAGCATGATCGGCAGGGTCGTCGACGCCTGAACGAGAGCGACCATCTGGGCCGAGCCCATGGAGGTCATCATCCAGGACGCGCCGACCGACTGGATCAGGCCGCCGAAATTGGAGGCCAGGCTGGTGATCCACACCGCCCGGAACACCGGATGGGCCAAGGGCGCGAGCGAGCCGGAGCGTAGCCATTCGACAGGCGGCGTCGGCGTCGGTTCGGGTGCGGAGGCGTCGGTCAATGCCTGCCCGATCAACACCCGGGGCGTGGCGGATGCAAGGCCGAACCCGCCCGATTCACCCGTTGAGGGCGATCTCCAGATCGCTGGCGGAGAAGGGTTTCACCAGGGTCGCGTCAGCCCCGAGGCCCGAAGCCATCTTGAGCAGCGACCCCGCCCCCAGACGCCCGCCGCCGCTGATCGCGACGATCCGGATGTCCGGCAGCTTGCGGCGCACTTCCATGATGAAATTCAGGCCGTCCCGCTCGGGCATCAGTATGTCTACTACGGCAGCGTCCGCCCCTTGCGTTTCGGCTCGGGTCAGTCCTGTATCGACATCGAGGGCCGTGACGACGTCATGACCCGCGGTTGTGAGCATCCCCTCCAGGTGGCTCAGCATGAGCGGATCGTCCTCGATGACGCAGATTTTCAATTCGATGCTCCAACTGGACGGTGCGAACGCCTGCAAGGATACGGCGTTTTGACCCCCGCCCGTCAACCTTGGTTGCACCGCAACAATCTGCTCGCCTTGATTGCAGGGGTGCTTGTGCCGCTGCTTTTGGTGCTCGTTGGCGTTGAACTGGTTCGGGAATTCGACAGCAGCCGGGTGCTGCGGGCCGAGGTCAACAAATCGTATGAGACCCGGCTTCAGATCCAGAAGGTGTTCTCCTCGCTGCAGGACGCCGAGACCGGGGTGCGCGGTTTTGTCCTGACCCGCGACGATCAATATCTCGAGCCCTATGCGAACGCGGTGGCGTCGCTCGGGGACCAGGAATCAAGGCTGGCTGATCTGGTCACGTCCCAGAAAGAGCAGGCGGACGATCTGATCCGCCTCCAGGCTCTGGCGGATCGCAAGCTGCAGATCCTGTCCCGCGCCATCGAGGCGCGCCGGGCTGGCATTCCCTACGAAACCCTGGTCGTCAGTTCAGGCAACGAGGGCAAGATCGTCATGGACAACGTCCGGATTGTCGTGGCCCGCATGATCGACCGCGAGGCAGCCGCGCTGAACGAGCGATCCACGGCGGCGGACGATCGCAGCATCCGCACCGAATGGCTGGTCGCCGGTCTGTTCCTGCTGCTGCTGGCCGTCATTTCGGCGACCGCCTACCTGACCTGGCGCTATATGCGCGCGCGGCGGATCATCCTCGCCGACCTTCAGGCCACCACGGCGCGCCAGAAGGTCATTTTCGACAGCGCCATCGACACCATCATCACCCTTAACCCCTCAGGCAGCATCGAGACGGTCAATGCGGCCGGGGAACGGATGTTCGGCTATTCCGCCGCCGAGCTGGCCCGTCGCGACGTGTCCCTGCTGATCGATATCGCGCCTGACGGCGAGGGCGAGTTCCTCAAGCGGCTCGGCGCCTCCCAGGGCGCCCTGACGCGGGGGTTGATCCGCCAGATGGAGGGATTGCGCCGTTCGGGCGAGACCTTCCCCGTCGATGTGGCCCTGGGCGCCATGCAGCTGCCGACCGGCACCCATGTGGTCGCCGTGGTCCGCGACATCTCCGAACGCCGCCGCATCGAACAGTTGAAGGACGAGTTCGTCTCGACCGTCAGCCACGAGCTTCGCACCCCCCTCACCTCTATCGCCGGCTCGCTGGGCCTGCTGTCCGGCGGCGCGGCCGGCCCCCTGCCCGAGAAGGCCGCGCGGCTGATCCAGATCGCCCAGTCGAACAGCCAGCGCCTCGTCCGGCTGATCAACGACATCCTCGACATCGAGAAGATCGAGTCGGGCAAGCTGCGGCTCGACCTGGCCCCGCTGGATCTGCGCGAGATCGCCGAACGCTCCATCGAGGGGGTTCAGGGCTATGCACGCGAGCTCGGCGTCGTGGTGGCCCTGGGCGAGGCCGAAGACGCTCCGGTGCGCGGCGACGCCGACCGGCTGATCCAGGTCGTGACCAACCTGTTGTCCAACGCCTCGAAATTCTCGCCCGCCGGGGGTGTGGTGACCGTCACCGTGGACCGGGAGACTCGCCTGGCCCGCCTCAGCGTCGTCGATCAGGGCCCCGGCATTCCCGAGAGTTTCCGCTCGCGCATCTTCTCCAAATTCGCCCAGGCCGACGGCTCCGACACCCGTGCCAAGGGCGGCACCGGTCTGGGTCTGGCCATCGCGCGCGAGATCGCCGAACGCCACGGCGGCCGGCTGTGGTTCGAATCCGCGGAGGGCGAGGGCGCAACCTTCCACCTCGACCTGCCGCTGGCCGACGCGCCTGTTGCCAGCGCCGAGGACGACGGCCCGCGCCTGCTGATCGTCGAGGACGATCCCGACGCCGCCGACATCTTGCGCGAGATGCTGGAGCGCGACGGCTTCGCCGCCCATATCGCCGGCTCGACGCGCGACGCGCTGGTGGCCATCCGGTCCGCCCACTACGACGCCTGTCTGGTCGATCTGCAGCTGCCGGACGCCGACGGCATCAGCCTGATTCGCGAGATTCGCGCCACCCCCGGGGCGCACGACATGCCGGTGGTAGTCGTCTCCGGCGACGCCGCCCACGGCAAGGCGCGGGGCCGTTCGCTGGAGGTTCTGGACTGGCTGGAGAAGCCGGTCGACCAGTCCCGCCTGCGCGCCGCCGTCACCGCCATCAATCGGCGCAAGGGCGACGTCCGCCCGGTGGTCCTGCACGTCGACGACGACCGCGACATCCTAGAGGTCACCGCCGCCGCCCTGTCAGACGCCGCCGAGATCCTGGCCGCCGAAAGCCTCGCCGCCGCCCGGGCCGTGCTGGCGAAGCGCAAGCCGGATCTGGTCGTTCTCGACCTCGGCCTGCCCGACGGTTCGGGGCTGGAGCTGCTCAACGAGCTGGGCGACGGCGCGGGCCATATGATCCCGGTGATCGTCTATTCCGCCCAGGAGATGGACGCCGCCCTGGCTGACCGGGTCGAAGCCGTCCTGACCAAGTCCCGCACCTCCCTGGCCGGGCTGGCGCGGACCGTGCGACGCCTGACCGACGCCAGAAAAACTCTCGAAACCAGTGGGGCTGAGTGATGAGAATTCTGCATATCGACGATGAGCCGGACATTCGCGAAGTCACCGCCCTGGCGCTGGGCATCGACCCCGGGATCCAGCTGACCTCCTGTCCCTCGGGTCAGGCGGGGCTGGCGGCGCTGCAGGGCGGGCTGCGGCCCGACGCCATCCTGCTGGACGTGATGATGCCCGGCCTCGACGGCCCCGGCACCCTGGAACAGGTCCGGACGATGGACGGGTTCGCCGACACCCCCGTCATCTTCATGACCGCCCGGGCCCAGGCCCAGGAACAGGCCCGCTTCATCGGCCTGGGCGCCGTGGGGGTGATCATCAAGCCGTTCGACCCCATGACCCTGGCCGGTCAGGTGCGCGATATCCTTGCCGGCGCCGGCCGGTGACCGACCCCCTCGCCCCGCTGCGCGAGAAATTCCGCCTCCGCTCGGTAGATGATCTCGCCCGGCTGAAGACCCTGCTGGAGGCGAAGGACGAAGTTGAATTGCGACGGCTGGCGCACGGGATCGCGGGCGCGGCCGGGACCTTCGGTTTCCCCGCGCTCAGCGAGGCCGCCGTCGTGATCGACGACGCCTATACGGCGGGGCGGACGCCCAGCCCCGGGGCCTTCGACCGCCTCGTGCGCGAACTTCAGGCCGTGGCGGCGCCCAAGCCCTAGTCGGCGGTAACGAGCGCATCGTCCCCCGGCCCGGCGGCGGGATCGGGTTGTGCGGCGAGTGGTTGGGGGTGGCCGTCGAGGGCGGCCTTGAGGGCGTCGCGGTCGAGCTGGTTCTCCCAGCGGGCCACCACCAGGGTGGCCACGGCGTTGCCGATGAAGTTGGTCAGGGCCCGGCATTCGCTCATGAACCGGTCGACGCCCAGGATCAGGGCCATGCCCGCGATCGGCACCGAGGGAACGACGGCCAGGGTCGCGGCCAGGGTGATGAAGCCGGCCCCGGTGATGCCCGCCGCGCCCTTGGATGACAGCATGGCGACCAGCAGCAGCAGGATCTGCTGCTCGAGGCTGAGGTGGATGCCGAGCGCCTGGGCGATGAACAGGGCCGCCATCGTCATATAGATGTTGGTGCCGTCCAGATTGAACGAATAGCCCGTCGGCACGACCAGACCGACCACCGACTTGGCGGCGCCGGCCCGTTCCATCTTCTCCAGCAGGCTGGGCAGGGCGGCCTCCGACGAGGAGGTGCCCAGCACCAGCAGCAGCTCTTCCTTCAGATAGCGGATCAGCTTGAGGACATTGAATCCATTGGCGATCCCGACCAGTCCGAGGATGCCGACCACGAACAGGATGGCGGTCAGATAGAAGGTCGCCACGAGCGCGGCCAGATTGGCGATCGAGCCGATCCCGTAGGCCCCGATGGTGAAGGCGAAGGCCCCGAAGGCCCCCACCGGCGCCGCCTTCATCAGGATGGCGACGAGCTTGAAGAAGGCCGCCGAGATCGACTCGAGGAAGCTCAGCACCGGCTTGCCGACGTCGCCGATCAGGGCCAGGGCCACGCCGAACAGGATCGAGACGAACAGGACCTGCAGGATGTTGCCGGTCGAGAAGGCGCTGACCACCGTGTCGGGAATGATCCCCATCAGGAAGCCCTGGATAGTCGTCTCATGGGCGGCGGAAGAATACTGGGCCACCGCCCCGGCGTTCAGGGTCGAGGGGTCTATGTTCAGCCCCCGGCCCGGCTGGACCACATTGGCCACGATCAGGCCGAGGATCAGCGCAAGGGTCGAGAAGACGAGGAAATAGGCGAAGGCCTTGGCCGCCACCCGCCCGACCTTGCCCAGGTCGCGCATCCCGGCGATCCCGGTCACGATGGTCAGGAAGATCACCGGGGCGATGACCATCTTGACCAGCTTGATGAAGGCGTCGCCCAGCGGCTTCAGCGACTTGCCGAACT
The genomic region above belongs to Brevundimonas goettingensis and contains:
- a CDS encoding response regulator, whose amino-acid sequence is MRILHIDDEPDIREVTALALGIDPGIQLTSCPSGQAGLAALQGGLRPDAILLDVMMPGLDGPGTLEQVRTMDGFADTPVIFMTARAQAQEQARFIGLGAVGVIIKPFDPMTLAGQVRDILAGAGR
- a CDS encoding response regulator, translating into MPLLLVLVGVELVREFDSSRVLRAEVNKSYETRLQIQKVFSSLQDAETGVRGFVLTRDDQYLEPYANAVASLGDQESRLADLVTSQKEQADDLIRLQALADRKLQILSRAIEARRAGIPYETLVVSSGNEGKIVMDNVRIVVARMIDREAAALNERSTAADDRSIRTEWLVAGLFLLLLAVISATAYLTWRYMRARRIILADLQATTARQKVIFDSAIDTIITLNPSGSIETVNAAGERMFGYSAAELARRDVSLLIDIAPDGEGEFLKRLGASQGALTRGLIRQMEGLRRSGETFPVDVALGAMQLPTGTHVVAVVRDISERRRIEQLKDEFVSTVSHELRTPLTSIAGSLGLLSGGAAGPLPEKAARLIQIAQSNSQRLVRLINDILDIEKIESGKLRLDLAPLDLREIAERSIEGVQGYARELGVVVALGEAEDAPVRGDADRLIQVVTNLLSNASKFSPAGGVVTVTVDRETRLARLSVVDQGPGIPESFRSRIFSKFAQADGSDTRAKGGTGLGLAIAREIAERHGGRLWFESAEGEGATFHLDLPLADAPVASAEDDGPRLLIVEDDPDAADILREMLERDGFAAHIAGSTRDALVAIRSAHYDACLVDLQLPDADGISLIREIRATPGAHDMPVVVVSGDAAHGKARGRSLEVLDWLEKPVDQSRLRAAVTAINRRKGDVRPVVLHVDDDRDILEVTAAALSDAAEILAAESLAAARAVLAKRKPDLVVLDLGLPDGSGLELLNELGDGAGHMIPVIVYSAQEMDAALADRVEAVLTKSRTSLAGLARTVRRLTDARKTLETSGAE
- a CDS encoding Hpt domain-containing protein, with translation MTDPLAPLREKFRLRSVDDLARLKTLLEAKDEVELRRLAHGIAGAAGTFGFPALSEAAVVIDDAYTAGRTPSPGAFDRLVRELQAVAAPKP
- a CDS encoding MFS transporter — its product is MTDASAPEPTPTPPVEWLRSGSLAPLAHPVFRAVWITSLASNFGGLIQSVGASWMMTSMGSAQMVALVQASTTLPIMLLSLLAGAMADTSDRRIVMLWAQGFMLVVSVALAAATWLGWINPWLLLLFTFLIGVGTAFNGPAWQASVGEMVPRSDLPAAVTLNSVGFNIARSVGPAIGGIIVAAAGAATAFAVNAVSYVGLIIVIARWRPERPPQTLAREGLWHAMGAGVRYAAMSPRVYAVLIRAAVFGFGAISVQALLPLVARHLVGGGPLTYGLLLGAFGIGAVVGAFGAGRLRARFSNEVLSRITCAAFGVSAVIVGLSSSMVVTLPALALSGAAWVLTLSAFNVTVQMSVPRWVVARALALYQMAAFGGMALGAWVWGVVADGHGVGVALIASAVVQVICVFIGLRLPLPTAGDLNLDPLSRWTEPRIAVEIEPRSGPVVISIEYRIDEDRIPEFLDVMNERRRIRRRDGARHWTLLRDLADPAVWVERYHTPTWVDYVRYNQRLTQADAVISERIAELHTGSERPVVHRLIERSTGHSVEHGDAPSMTEALTDATRSA
- a CDS encoding acyl-CoA dehydrogenase family protein, with protein sequence MNFDLSEEQSLLNDSVSGFLKARYDFEARKKIVASEAGWSPEIWQALAEELGVVGVMAPEAAGGLDGGPVEAMVLMEAMGLALVVEPFLETALTSVSLLKRAGGARAEALLEEIVTGTAIVAFAHGEAKGRHELLSVATTATPDGDGWKLTGAKAVVSAAPWATHLIVSARTAGTDPRDPAGLSLFLVEVASAGSGLSMRGYPTVDERHAAEIDLEGLTLPADALLGEAGQAYDALIAPVMDEAVAALCSEAVGVLRELHGQTLDYARQRKQFGRAIGEFQVLQHRLVDMFIAVEQAVSLTLMATLKLDAPAPERARAVSAAKVGVAKALKFVSQNAVQTHGGIGMTDELALSHYFRRATALMIELGSPQAHLKRFISLAA
- a CDS encoding response regulator yields the protein MQAFAPSSWSIELKICVIEDDPLMLSHLEGMLTTAGHDVVTALDVDTGLTRAETQGADAAVVDILMPERDGLNFIMEVRRKLPDIRIVAISGGGRLGAGSLLKMASGLGADATLVKPFSASDLEIALNG
- a CDS encoding dicarboxylate/amino acid:cation symporter, with translation MQISDTAAPTLHEKKPFYAHLYFQVLTAIVLGAVIGHFWPEFGKSLKPLGDAFIKLVKMVIAPVIFLTIVTGIAGMRDLGKVGRVAAKAFAYFLVFSTLALILGLIVANVVQPGRGLNIDPSTLNAGAVAQYSSAAHETTIQGFLMGIIPDTVVSAFSTGNILQVLFVSILFGVALALIGDVGKPVLSFLESISAAFFKLVAILMKAAPVGAFGAFAFTIGAYGIGSIANLAALVATFYLTAILFVVGILGLVGIANGFNVLKLIRYLKEELLLVLGTSSSEAALPSLLEKMERAGAAKSVVGLVVPTGYSFNLDGTNIYMTMAALFIAQALGIHLSLEQQILLLLVAMLSSKGAAGITGAGFITLAATLAVVPSVPIAGMALILGVDRFMSECRALTNFIGNAVATLVVARWENQLDRDALKAALDGHPQPLAAQPDPAAGPGDDALVTAD
- a CDS encoding TonB-dependent receptor, whose product is MKLQYRMNGRASALALIASVGVLGLAGAANAQQAEPEVNRVEDVIVTAAKREQNLQDVPIVVTALSQEALEGAGVHDIKDLQILTPGLIVTSTSNEAITTARVRGVGTVGDNPGLESSVLVTIDGVYRPRNGVGFGDLGNLQRIEVLKGPQGTLFGKNASAGVINIITESPSFTFGAEAELTGGNYGQLGGSAYVTGPIIADTLAGSLYFADRQRDGFLDVVTTPGPRTNDQDVDQGFYTVRGQLLWQPSDKLSGRFIADYTSRDENCCSATQLYVGSSAASRAVLINQVRPGSVDTTAHPFDRIASANRDTTQKIEDQGVSAEFNYDLTPDITLTSITAGRSWRTENGQDSDFTGADLVYRPTDGTNFTEIKQFSQEFRAAGTDGPVDWLVGAFYAKEDLTAGSQLLYGTDYYAYIAGKLLGGVPALLGLTPAAIFQPGNGSRDSYDQTTESWALFTDNTVHMTDKLSLNLGVRWTLDEKDLTSVYTTTGSSCDQAEAAYLTLVGLAGATAAGSIVGTLCLNNENNDFDALGANKQTRSEDAVTGTLKLKYDLTDNAMVYGSYSRGFKAGGFNLDREQAVVITATGPNFTADPNTAFRGEYVDSFELGTKLRLFDGSLLFNAAAFHQTFEDFQLNTFVGTAFIVETLPEVISKGVDADFNWATPVNGLTFQGGVTYAETTISEFTAADLLVASRFNSLRRLPGAQLSFAPKVSISLAGNYETPIGAGLMFKTNVTAKYLSEYNTGSDLHPSKLQDAYTLVNARIGIGSESGRWILEAWAQNLTDQDYLQVGFNGPFQVDENNDSISVYDAFLGAPRTYGLTLRLTY